CCTAAAATCGATTGGCGGAAAGGCATGAGGATGGTCTTGCCACATTCAATTCTGCATTAATGTTAGTAAGGCTCTCATAAATTTCAATATCGTGTCCTTTTCAAGTCAGGAAATTTCAATTCGAGTCTTATAAACTCGGTGTACCGATCAACTAACAACCACACAATGACAGTAGGGGCGAagctatgatttttttcaggaACGGGCCAAACGGTCCGTGGGTCGGGCCAAGATGAGCGACAGGTCgggtcaaactaaaaaaatttgattttttcaatgtgaaaAAAGCTCATCCGAGCCAGGCGACGTGCTACAAGAGTATAATTCAGActtaatttcttttcattttcttattctttattcgataaaaataatttaaattattttttaaagttgttaaATCAACAAATAATGGGATTTGACAAGGCTAAGTAATTATAATAGTCAGATCCAAATCTCTGAGTTGGAGCTTTACTTTTGGATCGATATgtgacatgaaattaaaaaaaatatcatagtATGTTAATGCAGCCAGGTTTAAAAGAATGCAAGTTTTTTCGGACCGGAAATTGGAGCTTGGGAGGCAGGTTTTCCCTTGTTATTAGAGTAGCGACTAGCCTTGGCTTATCCGGAAGATGGTCGCCCATAGAATTAGGGAGCTGGACCGCCGTTTAACAGTCCACTGGGCCAGTGACTGGAAATTCGACTCTTGCTGTACTGCCGGTGACGAAGGAAAATTGAACGATGACTGCTCGTTTGTCATCGACGACTTCAATCCCATTGGCATGCTTACTCTTGCACTACCAAGTTTAACAGATCTGCAAAATGAAACAGTGCTCCAAATTAATGGAAAAAAGGAGTTAATGTTGGGTAAGCCGTCTTGAAAGTTCGTGGAAGCCGTTCAAAAAAGGGTTGAAGCGCTCCCTTTACCCCTACTCCTAGTGTCTAGTGGGAGCTTAAGTGGACCTATGATATACCGTTCAACTACAGTGTCCCACTGCCATTAATTGCAGTACAAAAGAGTAGCATTCATGAAATCAAACTCATGACCAACCTATGATATACCGTTCAACTACAGTGTCCCACTGCCATTAATTGCAGTACAAAAAAGTAACATTCATGAAATCAAACTCACGACCAAGACTTTCACCAGCCCAACCACTATCGTATGCCCCTTGGGGCATCTTGAGAGACTTCATAATACCTcattttggagagagagagagaaagattaagAACTTATTAAGGTCATTACTGCCTACTACTACTACTTCCACtactaataataaaaaatttttggtaAGCGCAGTTAAAGGTTTTTTCAAATGTAAAATCTATAACTTTCAAATGTAAAacacatttgttttctttttacagTATTAATGTTCCAAGCAGTGTTAGGTAATAGAAAAGGTCCATGAGCATGTGAGTGTTTCAATAGACTTCTCTTTATCACGATGAGAGACTAGTGAATAAGGGGCGaaaccataaattttttatgaggagagccgaattaaattttctaaattttggcaCCTGCCGaactatcatttttcaaaatttttatataagccaagtaaaattttctaacatttacatgtaatttaaaaaaaaaaaattaaggtgggcCAAGGCCTGAGCCCCCATGACTCATGGCCCTAAACGAAGAGCTCTTATCGATAAATTTCATTCCATCAACGGATGCCCAAGAATTTCTTTCCATTAATTCTTTCCTGCACAAGGGCCAAGAAACTTACTGTTTGAATAATTTTCCAAAAGGATTTGCTTTCCTCCTATGTAAGCCCACCAACCAGTTCATCGTCCTGCTCATCTTCCTGAGCTGTAGCTCCATCTCGCTGCAATCATCAACCAGAAAAATTGACTCGACTGGTGTCTGCCAGGTGCTTCTATCTTTGTCTCTGTGTATCACATGATCTGATGGGAAAGAAGGACAGGTTCCTGTGGGCACCGGTTTGTAAGGCATGCTAAGGTTCATCCCTCTCTGGCATTGGTTAAAACAATCAGATCCTTGAGTCAATCCTTGGAAATAAATTTAGATAAGGACCCAAGGAAGAGAATTAATGTGGATGGAGCCAGCTGCCTTTCAACTTGTTGTTTATCTCATCTGGAAAGAAAGTCGGTCGATACTGCTTGAAGGATTATCCCACAAGCGCCACTTGGGCTCCATCATAATGGTCTCAATCGGCGTTTCCTTGCTAGTAGCTCTTTACTGCAATAGAGATGGAACAAGACGGAGACTTGGTGAATGAAGGTAAATAGAAATCAAAGTATTTTCTTTTATGCATGCAATGTGGTATATCTATATGTACGTACATGGGCAGAGCCAGCAAATTTTTATTGAGGGTTTCAAAACTTTAACGTgagccaaaatataattttttaattttttttataggctaattgaactttttttaaattacaagtaaaaatttgtttttaaaattttgaaggggCCAAGGCCTTTGCCAGGCCTGTCTAGTGTTAGTGTgttatatataagagagagaaaaaaaagcaacTCCACCAAAATGTGGACATGAAAAGACAACAAAACGTGAGTCATCTGATTTGCGATCACTAGATCCTACGacacaaatttttttctttttcagattcacCCTTTattctctttctattttctgAGATCGTGTTTAGAGGTTGTGGCTCATATCCTCTCGGTGGCGCATTTAAGAtaagcgcaacaacagggtcttcaagGGCATCTTTTTTATCACCAGATTCTGTAGCACATCTTGTACAGTAAGACATCCACTTTGCTGCTAGGTGATTCAGTTGTTTCGTCTATTCACTCTTTCTTCACCTCTCTTTATTGTACTTGTATatttcgttcttttttttttgtttttacggTTTGTTCTTATATTTATGGGACTTTttgttctcaaattttgttatgcattctcattttatcggctctttttatctctctctttccgcCCACCATTTCTGATGACGGGAGGGAAAGAGCCGCTGGGGTCCTCCTTCTCTCCGGCAAGCTTGTGGCAGCGGTCGGGGGTAGAGGTggtgtaaacaaaaaaaaaaaaaaaaaaaaggttgcttTTAAATAGACTTCCATGGTTTGATAGTTGGTGATTGTAGAGTTACCATTCATGTGTATATAACTAGAATAACTTAAGGTTACTGTAGTTTGGACTTTGTGAATTTTTCTATTACATACAATAACAATATAAAAGTGTGCTTATTTATCGTAAACAATAGCCAGCATCATGCGCCTTGAGTGGCGAAGATAAGTTCGGGTCCATATCTGAGTCACTGGATCATGCAGCGAAGATAAGCATCAGCCTAAAGTGTCGTAGAACTTCGCTCTTCTGGTAttttattcaaaagaatttttcattTAACGCACCACTTTTCGGTCAGACTCGAATATGATCTTCAcaccttttatttttctaatatggACCTTGTTTTTGCTATCAAATATTGAAAAAGAGCCTAGCTGGAATTATGATTGCCTTTCTAATTTTACCAAAACATTATTTATGTTGATTGTTGAATAAAATCACTACTATGTATTCCTTTCGCATAAAAAATGAAGGATAAGGTGCAGCTAAATAATgttgaaaactataaaaatatCAAACTATTTAGGAAATTCCGAAATgggatatatatttataaataaaactATTAAGTGGTTTGCACCGGggataataaaaataataaaatcgATATGTGTCTTTGCTAAAGATTGACAAACTATTTTTCCTAATGTAAGAAATGGTAAAAATTAACCCTTATATATTCTTTAAAAACAAATACTTAACAACCAAGATATCATCAGGCTCGGAACCAAGCCATAGCTTTGGAAACACAAAGGTATGGTCTTGAGGGCTTTACATATAAGGCAGTTTCTCtaattaaacatttaaaagaaaTACTTCAACCAAGCTGTTTTAAATCATGTCTCTAAGGTGTTTAAAAGATTTTTACCTCAAAATGAGTTTGCATTTTTACTCAAAAGTTGATATATTAGGAGCTTTGAAAATATCAATATCAAGATATAAGTGCCAACTTTGCCATGGAAATATAGACACTGACTGGTCTTGGAAAGCTCATGATGGTTTACTTTTCTTATCAGGGCGTTTGATACCCTGGTATTTGAGATCTGAGATGATTCGAGATTATTGGGAATCTCATATCCGTAGATTTCTTCATATTTGAAATCCGAGATGATTTGAGATTATTGAAAATCTCATATTCATAGATTTCCTCGTATTTGAAATCGGAGATGATTTGAGATTATTGGGAATCTCagatccatagatttaaggtcaaCCCCTCGAAATTGAAGACTTCTGtagcatggatttaaggtcgccGAAGGAAACTCAGTAGCATGAATTTAATCTCGAACGTAAAGGAGAGGTTCGACCCTAAATCTGTGGACCTGAAATCTGATCTCAGCTTAGCGATGAAACAAACTCAACCTAAGTGATAACTATCAAATAAAGCTAAAAACGTGAAGCTCATATGCTTTGATGAAATTGCCTTAAAGGGACACGGAAGAACATGACTTGGGTAATGGGTATTGCAAATATCAGGTCCGATCCATATATTCCGTACCCATCGTCAGggtatttgcatttttttaagatATCCCATGATTTGGTTtaatattttggaagaaaaagtACGGGTCACATATAAAATAGATATTTTTTGTTAGACCCCCACCGGTTTCTAGAATCGTGTCAGATTTGACTAGTGTCGGAACATACCGTATCCATatccacattttttttccaaatccaaaacggaTTCATTTACGAAACCAGATCCGAGAGGGGAGAGAACCGGATCCCCAAGGTCCGGTCCACTTTTCGGCCGTCCCCAGCAAAGGCTGATGGCAGAAAACGCGCAATAGTGGGACCCTGGATGGGGCTCCCGCTCTCCCCTTGTTTGATCTCTCTACGCGCTTAAGGTGGGACCCGATTGTTGTTGTTGGCGGGTCGTGGATGGGACCCGGTctgcattttctctctctagaatcctATATAAGCAGGGGCTAACTCCGTTCGCTaatccttttctctctctctctctctcgttctgaCGTCCACTACGGGATGCTCTTCTTGATGGCTGCGTTTTCATGGCGTCCGTCCTAGATGAATTCTAGGGGGATTTATCCCTTTCCTCActcttgctatctctttttgttttccctcTCTGCCTGTGTATTTCTGCTCAAAGATGTCGCAGAAACGGCAGCAGGAGGGTGAAGAGGGCTGCGGGGGCCGGTCGCCGGAGGAAAAGCGCCGGAGAGTGCCCTTGTCTAGGTGAGGATTGGGGATCcccttcatcttctctttttaggaattttctttttactgaTGAGGTGATGATttacttttctattttttgccctttttctCGGGTGGGGTGGTTTCCGTCTTTGAAGCGTGATAAGGGAAGTGATGAGGAACAACAACATCCAGAAGTTCATATCTGCGTTAGAACCTCTCTTTCGGCGCGTCGTAAGTCGATTCGACGAAGaatatcttttttcttcctttttcggCATTCTTGTTTGGTTGGTTTGCCTTTCTTTTGTGGAATTTGGGGTTTGTCAGTCTGATGATTCCATGGCGATTGTTTAGTTTGGTTGGTAGTGGGATCTTATCTATGTGATTGAAGCGTTGAAGATTGTTAGTCTAATGCAGTGTCTGATGATGTCGTATGAGTGCACAAGACGGCAAATGGAGTTTGATGGGTGAATCCTGAATAATAATTGTACGGAACTATGAGAGGTATGTTTGATTGAAGCATGGTATTGAGAAGAGATCGTGAAACGATATATTCTACCAAGATCAAAACTGCTTATTGGCCGCATGCCAAGTGCTCTGGGATGAAGTTTCTTTCTAGTATTGTTTCAAGGCCGAtgtgttgaatgggaaggaaaGTTGTATGGGAGCTCTTACATCTATGATTTGAGTAACTCATCTGGTTTTCCCCAGTTGAGTTGTGGGAGTCCTTTAGAATTGAATTACATTTGGTGGCTATGATTGCTTTCATGTTTACAGCAAGGATAACTACTGGTGGGATTTGACCTGGGTATAAAGCTTGATAGACGGCATCTCCTTACATGGGGATAGCGTGATGTTCATTGGGGAGGGAATTGTATGTGGACCACTTGAATGAGCACATGAAGCATCTTGTATGAGATTTGAATCTAAACTTGATGGGCGCGCTGATGCTAATTACTACAAGCAAGTAGAaactaaaaccaaaaaaaaaaaagaaggaaagagaaaagctAGTGAAGTGTAGTGCCTCATTTCTAGCGAGATTATTTGCTTAAGATCGTGCAGAAATGGTAATCTGTACACGTTGTGTTAAGTTGTtaaataatatttcttttgtAAAGAAATGTTAGATTCCAACACATTTCTATTGATGTCATAGTAATGTCCAATTCGATGTTGTGCTTGTGCCTTTTCACATTGTATTAATCTTATGAATACGATGTGTGccattttaaatgaaaatggtAAATAACAAGCATTAATAATTCAATACCTTGGGAAATGGTATGTTGTCTGACATAATTAACCTGTGGATACATACTAGCTATTTGATTTGCCTATCTCTCATGCAATTCAGTTTCTATTCATCAATGTCTTGATCTGTTCATTAGATTCAGATCTGGGCTTCTTGTGTTGCCCGTTCTTGGGCTGAATTATGGCAAATATGGTCATCCACCTATCAAGTGGCTCATCATCTACAAAAATTTTCCATTCGTTTTGTATAGGTAGTTATTGGTTGGTGTCCTCACCTTGACATTtatgatatatttataaattttttcgTGAGACCTTTATTTGGATGTTTCTGGTCATGGTTCAATATCTGAACTACTTCTATCATGCTTTGtacacttttcattttttcgtAATTGGCCTCAATTCAGTAGGCAAATTTGAGCGAGTTCAGGCTCTATGATGAACATGAAATTCTCATGACAACTTTAACAACCATTAGAAAACATAGTTCTATAACAAACATTTAGAAAATATAGTTGATTTTGATTAATCCTGGAACAAAATTCTCTTAACAACTATAAAAAGCACTAGGAAACTGGAATCATCATCTACTTCTGTATTTGCAGCATAGTTACAATAGCTGTTTTTTCACTCACTGGGTGTGAAATTTTTCTTCATCCTTCTATAAGGAAATGGTACTCCATTTTAATACTTCAGCACTCTTACATCCTGCTTATTACTTTTAGATTGCTTAAGGTATCAATCCTATGTATTTAGCTTGTGCCAAGTTTGTCATGATTTTAGCTTGTTGATCAAGCAGCCTGGATTGAGTGGTTTAATGTACTtggcatgtatgtttttttgtttaaaggTTGTTTGTAATTTCAAAGATAACCTGCCACCAGTGATTCATGATCAGTAAATCAGCTATTATAAGTGGTGGTAGATTTCATTGTTTGGGTTGTTGATAACAAAAGCTTTCTGAAGACTGATTGCAAGTGGTACTCAAGGTGGTTTGCTGATAGTTTGATGTCTCAGGTCATACCTGATTGCTAATTCTTCCGTTgctgttattattattgttactATTACTATTGCTGTTGCTGTTGTGACTTCTTATGTTCGTTCTTGAACCTGCTGGCAGTGTATGATAGCTCCCTGCATGGCATAAGCTGTGTTTCCTTCTGGTCACTATATTTCATCTAATTTAGATTCTTGAGCTGGTATTTTGACATGGGCATGGAATCAGACAATGTACATCAATGGTCATTCCTTCTCTAATGGAAAATAAGATGTGTCACACAGTTGCTGTCACATCCATCCAGACCATGAAGTTAGGACTTTGTATTTGGTGGTTACTCTTATGGACAGAATGCAAGAACCGTCATTCCCTCATGCTGCTCCATCATATTTCTCAACATTATATTAGTTATTTCTGTTTTGGTTTCAGTCATGGTTTTTTACTGACCACTCTTCAGACATCTATAAGAGGTGCAAATTTCGAATTTTGTGTTGCCTTGTGGACTGTTTCATTGGTGAAACTCATACTGTATCATTGGTGCTATGTGTTGCAAGTCCCTCCTCATGATTGTAGAATGTTGTGcatcatgaaattttttctacACAGGCGCACAAGCATGCAGAGTCTActcatatatgtaatacatgttCATcttcacatatatatgtttagTTTTGTGTGCATGTcctgttttttgttcttgaatATAATATGGTTTAGAGAAATTGTTTCAGGCAACTTAATATTGGTGCCTAACTTCAATTTTATGATTCTGTAGGTTCatgaagaaatagagaaagCATTAGGAAATCATTCAGCGAATAAGCTCAGGTGAGAGCTGACACGTGTGAACTACTTTGTTCCTCCAATTATGGCACCAATGTTGTTAACTGGCTACTATTCATTCTCGTGCTTTTTCATGGATCATGCTGTGAACCTCTTATTTGCAGACCTTGTGCAAAACAGATTCATCCATCTTCTTCAAGGAGTCTGCAACTACTGTTCACCAATAGATTGTCACTTCCAGTTTTCACTGGTAGCAGAATTGAAGGAGAGGATGGTCTGAGCTTAGGAGTGTCATTGATGGATACCTTTACTGGACAACTGATATTTTCAGGTCCTGAATCCTCAGTTAAGGTGGAAATCGTTGTTCTTGAGGGAGATTTTGAAGGCAATGAGGAGAATTGGACACATGACCAATTTAAAGCTAATATAGTACGGGAAAGAGATGGAAGGAGACAACTTCTTGGGGGATGTGTCTTTTTAGATCTCAATGGTGGCATAGGCACAAGTGGGGACCTGGTGTTCACTGACAACTCTAGTTGGACAAGGAGCCGCAAGTTCAGGCTTGGGGCAAGAGTTGATTCAGGACATGTTGATGGGGTGAGGATCCAAGAGGCAATGTCAGAAGCATTTGTGGTTAAGGATCACCGTGGTGAATGTAAGTTATTCTTTTATCTTGtcaatttttgttattttttatgaactaTTAGCTTGCATTTACAAATTATGAACGCTGGAAATTTCTGCCAACTTGAGTTACCTTTATTATGAAGCTAAGCATTGTGTTGGCCATGTATTCATAGTgatgattttgatgtttgaatttgaattgattTGGAAAGATGTTACCCTTCGTACAAGGACAATGGATGAACACCTCTCTGCAATTCGCACCTAATGCATCACGTCTGTAAAAAATGCATAAGGTCGCCTTTGGACAGGTTGgatgtgtaatttttttttttcatggtgtTTCACATTTTCTATTCCATTCTCCTTGCAGTATACAAGAAGCATTATCCACCATCTCTAGCTGATGAAGTCTGGCGTCTTGAGAAGATTGGTAAAGATGGTGCTTTTCATAAACGTCTTAACAAAGAGAACATTCATACAGTGAAGGATTTTCTGACCCTTCTGTCTATTGATTCTCAGAGGCTGAGAAGTgtaattttcatcttcattcttttctttcttctcaagtGGTTTGAGTTTTGCATGTCAATGACACTTGTTTGTGGGAAAATGCTTGCATTGGAGGCTGTAATGGATGAAATTCACTTCAATTAGGGCCTGATGTGATAGTAGTTAGTTTCTTCCATCATACTAGTAAGATCCTATATATGTGATAACTAAGTTGATTTGagtataaatttttgaagatttaaAAGTTGGTGGTGAGCTAAATTTTGCTTTGACAAGCAGGTGCATTTATGTGGGcatgtattttcttgttttgcgaTTCACATCACCAGTACCACAGGACCGCCACTATTCGtgttatttttcatgtcttgcTGGCTTTAATGTATAGTTGGGTTTACATTAGGGGTTATGTACATCAGGTGTTCACATTTTTGTATTCTCCACAATTTGGATGTTGTGCAtctaattttatgtttttccatTCTTCCACAGATTTTAGGGAGTGGTATGTCCACCAAAATGTGGGACATTGTAGTAGACCATGCCAAGAGTTGCAAAATCGGTGGACAAATGTATGTTTATTATTGCAATCCTGACAGAGCAATGGGAGTTCTCTTCAATGTTGTGGGTGAATTGCTATCGGTTCTTCTTAAAGGACGATTGGTTGCACTTGATGAGCTCACAGACACCCTAAAGGCATTTTATCTTTTGCCTTTCTTCTGCTTTTCAGCTTTTCAGTATTGATCTCTGACTTTTTTCTCGCTGATATGTATCAGGCAGACGTGCAAAAACTGGTGAAAACTGCATATAAGAACTGGAGTGAGGTTTGCTCTTACGATTTGGTAGCTGCATCTGGTGATTCTTTGCAGCTTTCTTCTGCGACCCTTTCTAGATCTCCAGGGCCACAGCCTCCTTCCAGTGACTCATCAACTCACTTTAGTGCAGCAGGGTTATGTTCACCTCATCCATCTGCATCATTGACAGATGTTTTCTCGTCGATCTCATCAAGCAGTGCCCTGGGTTTAGATGAATGTCTCATCCCTGGGGTTAGTGAGAACTGTGGAGACAACAGCTTTGCTTCCCTTGAATCCCATGTCCTATGTACTCCATACAATGATCCTGCATCACTGTACAGGCAGACAGATTCACTTTTATATGATGCAGAGATCGAGGGCCAAAGTTTTTGTTCAGATGAGCATCTTCAGTATTTTGATTCTGATGCTGGTTTGCAGTTGCAGACTCGTCATATTGATGAACAAGAGGACATCGGGGTTGCCGTCCGTGGTTTCCTCATTGGACCAAAGCATTGCAAGGCTGAAGCTAGATGGATGACCTTGAGATATGTGTTGAATTGGAGCTTCTCCATAAAGAGGAAAGTGGCTTCCAAACGGAGCAAGATGAGACAGAAACAAATTTTGGAGTATGATAGTGTACAGCAGTAGATTTGCAATTGCTAATAGTGATGCTCTTTATTCAGTAGCATCTAATGGGGAAATCATGGAAAATAATTTGCATAGCATGTAGGATGGTAGTAGTACATATTATGATGACAACCCCCCGTCAGTGTGGTGGTTTCTCTGTGTAAATAGGAtatcgttttcttttttcctgtttatTCCTTGTATAGGTGGCAGCTTTGGGTTTTGCTTGTTTAATATTTGGAGGTTCTGTCCAGTTTCGAGACCTTTGTACCAAGCAAAAACGACTGCACATTGAAGCATCTCCTGAGAAATGGAAGGCTGAAAAAGCGTGAGCCACTGTGACTACAAAATCGAGTAAGATGTTCAATGAATCCTTGGATCTTTGCGCGGCCTTTTCTATTCcattgttcattttccctttttacAAGTTAAGAGGTTGATCGACGGCTCGAATGAAATTCATCTCTATGTTATAATGCCGATGATGTCCTTTTGTTTCGTGCAAATcttgttggagatttggtgcTTACGAAGACTGATATCCGGGCACATGATCTAGTTATATCTCTAAAGAGCGTACTTTATCTACTTAACCAAATAACATTTTGTCACCACATTGTGGAAAGAGTACGAGTGTCACCCAAGTCGATTTCATTGATGCAAAAGGACTAATGACAAACAACATAAGAAATACAAGTAAATTAGCAAATATTTCTGAACCATCAAAGAAAGTTAAGAAGTCCGGGCATACTACAATGACCATCCCAACCGGATTCTGGTCCTGTCCTTGCGTAGCATTGATATATAATCTACGATGCTTATGCCATGCTGTTTATCACTCCCGACTATCTGTGCAGTTTTGCAGTTTAACAAGGCAAGAATAGGACCCACCTTCAGATAATAGGGCATTGTGAGTCCCTTTCTCGACAGCATGCCCATTCTCTAGCACAACTATGGCATCACAATTCTGGACAGTGGCAAGCCGGTGGGCCACGACCACGCTAGTCCGGGCCGCCATGACTCGATCAAGGGCCTCTTGCACTGCCTTCTCCGATTGGCTGTCCAGCGCACTAGTAGCCTCGTCTAGTAACAATATGCCCGGGTTCTTTAGTATGGCCCTCGCAATGGCTATCCTCTGCTTTTGGCCCCCTGATAACTGCAATCCGTAGTCGCCGCACCACGTATCATAGCCTTCCTTTAGTGTCCCAATGAATTCATGTGCATTTGCAGCACGGGCTGCGTCTACTATCTCGGCCTCACTTGCATTCTCCCGGCCATAAGATATGTTCTCTCTTATGGTCCCAGCCAAGAGGATGGGCTCTTGGCAAACTAATGCTATGTGTTTCCTCAGTGACCTGAGATTGTATGACCTTATGTCTCTGCCATCAATTTCAACCGTTCCTGTGATTGGGTCATAGAATCTCTCTATGAGGGCAACGATAGTCGACTTTCCCGAGCCACTTTTTCCGACCAGAGCAGTAGATTTTCCGGCTTCTAGGCTCAGGGAAAAGGACTTAAAGATCAAGGCATCTGGTCTAGACGGGTATGCAAAGTCTACTTCCTTTAGCTCAATATGGCCTTCAAGCTTACTGACCTTGTACCCGTCAGGGTCATCGGGTTCAATGTCAGTGTACCGATCTAGGATCGTGAAGACGGTCCTGATTGCATCTGAACCCTTGGCTAGGTCTGAGGTCATTGTCCCAGCATCAGCTATGATCTTCCCTGTCCGAACTAGGACCATGAAGGTCTCAAAGAGTTGCTTGGCACTAATGTAGCCATGAGCAATGAGCCAACCTCCATACCAAAAGTCCAGGGCCCAGGTGCAAGCCACCAAGCTTTGCGTCACGCTAAGTCCGAGGCCGGCATACCAAGATTGTTTCACATTCTCTCTCCTTGGCCCTTCTTGTGCAAGCTCGAACATGTGAAGAATTCGATCTTGTGAAGAGAAGGCCGCCACAGTGCGAAGATTGGACACTGCCTCTGCTGCTATCTTGCAACTCTCATCCTGTGATTTGTTCGCCTTTGCTGACATATTCTTGAGCAGAACACGTCTGGCATAGAAGCACAGTATGACTAGGGGCTGGGCTGCTATCATAACAATTGCAAAGCGCCATGCTATGACCAAGCCCATGGTGCATGCTATGGCTACAGCA
Above is a window of Nymphaea colorata isolate Beijing-Zhang1983 chromosome 8, ASM883128v2, whole genome shotgun sequence DNA encoding:
- the LOC116258739 gene encoding calmodulin-binding protein 60 A codes for the protein MSQKRQQEGEEGCGGRSPEEKRRRVPLSSVIREVMRNNNIQKFISALEPLFRRVVHEEIEKALGNHSANKLRPCAKQIHPSSSRSLQLLFTNRLSLPVFTGSRIEGEDGLSLGVSLMDTFTGQLIFSGPESSVKVEIVVLEGDFEGNEENWTHDQFKANIVRERDGRRQLLGGCVFLDLNGGIGTSGDLVFTDNSSWTRSRKFRLGARVDSGHVDGVRIQEAMSEAFVVKDHRGELYKKHYPPSLADEVWRLEKIGKDGAFHKRLNKENIHTVKDFLTLLSIDSQRLRSILGSGMSTKMWDIVVDHAKSCKIGGQMYVYYCNPDRAMGVLFNVVGELLSVLLKGRLVALDELTDTLKADVQKLVKTAYKNWSEVCSYDLVAASGDSLQLSSATLSRSPGPQPPSSDSSTHFSAAGLCSPHPSASLTDVFSSISSSSALGLDECLIPGVSENCGDNSFASLESHVLCTPYNDPASLYRQTDSLLYDAEIEGQSFCSDEHLQYFDSDAGLQLQTRHIDEQEDIGVAVRGFLIGPKHCKAEARWMTLRYVLNWSFSIKRKVASKRSKMRQKQILEYDSVQQ